In Amia ocellicauda isolate fAmiCal2 chromosome 7, fAmiCal2.hap1, whole genome shotgun sequence, one genomic interval encodes:
- the ankrd33aa gene encoding photoreceptor ankyrin repeat protein — MTDERGAADDPDLDPGGGLDDESASEVSAASNDVSDDSDTVSVLSDDSVYPDYEAEGRPEVEGPEFTLYQACAKNDAAALGRVLQRGVEPEEVMEIDINGRNGLMLACYKGFVDIVSILDQCPHLDVNHKDNDGNTALMIASQAGHITIVNYLLNYFPGVEMEARDTRGFTALIKAAMQGRNECVAALMMAGAEVNAVDLTRGKTAREWALQTGRSETLIQIRRLLAKPRADQFCQAYVPEWPELKDLVAKAMVAKSRGEKLSQRLRSTFTFNFPRDPEDGGVLDHMVRMTTAISGPFVGTACRPLCPTSPPEVGKRRLAVPDIVSQYPGRQAEETSVRHSNGSISSSSSSSSSCSTPSSSSETRRGSMLSLASSGVRSFLPSRMSHRNSVFPAGCIPQIKVTKSGEPTPKKEKKHKSKGGHYLEPPKWKYKELKEEKKKAEKEKEEKEKEDKKCKSKDKDKKKKKKK; from the exons ATGACGGATGAACGGGGGGCCGCAGACGACCCCGATCTGGACCCGGGGGGGGGCCTGGACGATGAGTCAGCCTCAGAGGTGTCTGCTGCCAGCAACGATGTCTCCGACGACTCAGACACGGTCAGCGTGCTCTCGGACGACTCGGTATACCCTGACTATGAGGCAGAGGGCAGACCGGAGGTGGAGGGGCCCGAATTCACGCTGTACCAAGCCTGTGCCAAGAATGACGCGGCAGCCCTGGGTCGTGTGCTGCAGAGAGGGGTTGAGCCCGAGGAGGTCATGGAGATCGACATCAATGGCAGG AACGGACTGATGCTGGCATGCTACAAGGGCTTTGTGGACATCGTGTCCATCCTGGACCAATGTCCACACCTGGACGTCAATCACAAGGACAATGATGGCAACACAGCCCTGATGATCGCCTCACAGGCAG GTCACATCACCATCGTCAACTACCTCCTCAACTACTTCCCTGGCGTGGAGATGGAGGCCAGGGACACACGGGGCTTCACAGCACTCATCAAGGCAGCCATGCAGGGGCGCAATGAATGTGTGGCTGCTCTTATGATGGCCG gCGCGGAGGTGAATGCGGTGGACCTGACCCGGGGGAAGACGGCACGGGAGTGGGCTTTGCAGACGGGCCGTTCCGAGACACTGATCCAGATCCGCCGTCTCCTAGCCAAGCCACGGGCCGACCAGTTCTGCCAGGCCTATGTGCCTGAGTGGCCGGAGCTCAAGGACCTGGTGGCCAAGGCGATGGTCGCCAAGAGCCGCGGTGAGAAGTTGAGTCAGCGCCTGCGCAGCACCTTCACCTTCAACTTCCCCCGCGACCCGGAGGATGGCGGGGTGCTGGACCACATGGTGCGAATGACCACTGCCATCTCCGGCCCCTTCGTGGGCACCGCCTGCCGCCCCCTTTGTCCCACCAGCCCCCCGGAAGTGGGCAAGCGGCGGCTGGCAGTGCCCGACATCGTGAGCCAGTACCCGGGAAGGCAGGCGGAGGAGACATCGGTCAGACACAGCAACggctccatctcctcctcctcttcctcgtcctcctcctgctccacaccctcctcctcctctgagaCACGCAGGGGCAGCATGCTCTCACTGGCGTCCTCAGGGGTGCGCAGCTTCCTGCCCAGCCGCATGAGCCACAGGAACAGCGTGTTCCCGGCTGGCTGCATCCCACAGATCAAGGTGACCAAGTCCGGCGAGCCGACGCCcaagaaggagaagaagcacAAGTCCAAGGGTGGCCACTACCTGGAGCCACCCAAGTGGAAGTACAAGGAGctgaaggaggagaagaagaaggcagagaaggagaaggaggagaaggagaaagaggacAAGAAGTGCAAATCTAAGGACAaggacaagaagaagaagaagaagaagtga
- the acvrl1 gene encoding serine/threonine-protein kinase receptor R3, whose translation MEGVSVAVMPSAPVSMPLSAMLSLCLTLALAADQHRTGKVECVCRNRPECHNTTTCQGLVCFNIHTHGEVSLGCFMENTRAQCHSVIKDVSTNCCSTHHCNEATRPTKREPNPEQRDLLHVWLPIVVLLLLLLLCCPLLYRVLCRTRPASIQYPDHLEKPPSGGDGTYGDMFDEFCTSGSGTGLPYLVQRTVARQISLAECVGKGRYGEVWRGTWMGENVAVKIFSSRDEQSWFRETEIYNTVQLRHDNILGFIASDMTSKNSSTQLWLITHFHELGSLYDFLQGAASGLDPSLCLRFCLSIACGLVHLHTEILSTQGKPAIAHRDIKTRNILVKSNRQCCIADLGLAVMHSQANDLLDIGNNPRVGTKRYMAPEVLEESIRTDCFESYKQTDIWALGLVLWEISRRTVVNGIVEDYRPPFFDVVGADPSFEEMRKVVCVDQYRPSVHNRLNTHHTLSAIIKIMRECWSQSPSARLTALRVRKSLSRLQPLELDKIKQDV comes from the exons ATGGAGGGAGTCTCGGTTGCAG tgatGCCTAGTGCCCCGGTCAGCATGCCCCTCAGCGCCatgctgtctctctgtctcacctTGGCCTTGGCAG CGGACCAGCACAGGACAGGGAAGGTGGAGTGTGTCTGCCGCAATCGGCCCGAGTGTCACAACACCACCACCTGTCAGGGGCTCGTCTGCTTCAACATCCACACACACGGGGAAGTGAGTCTGGGCTGCTTCATGGAAAACACCAGGGCCCAGTGCCACAGTGTAATAAAAGACGTGTCCACCAACTGCTGCAGCACCCACCACTGCAACGAAGCCACCAGACCCACCAAGCGGG AGCCCAATCCAGAGCAGCGAGACTTGCTGCACGTGTGGCTGCCCATagtggtgctgctgctgctgctgctgttgtgctGCCCCCTGCTGTACAGAGTGCTGTGTCGCACCCGCCCGGCCAGCATCCAGTATCCCGACCACCTGGAGAAGCCCCCCAGTGGAGGGGACGGCACCTATGGG GACATGTTTGATGAGTTCTGTACGTCGGGCAGCGGCACCGGGCTGCCCTAccttgtgcagaggactgtggcCCGACAGATCTCCCTGGCAGAGTGTGTGG GGAAGGGGCGCTATGGCGAAGTATGGAGGGGCACCTGGATGGGGGAGAATGTAGCCGTGAAGATCTTTTCCTCCCGGGACGAGCAGTCGTGGTTTCGGGAGACGGAGATCTACAACACCGTGCAGCTCCGTCACGACAACATCCTGG GCTTCATCGCTTCAGACATGACGTCGAAGAACTCCAGCACCCAGCTGTGGCTGATCACACACTTCCATGAGCTGGGTTCCCTGTACGACTTTCTGCAGGGGGCGGCCAGCGGGCTGGACCCCTCCCTGTGCCTGCGCTTCTGCCTGTCTATCGCCTGCGGCCTGGTGCACCTGCACACCGAGATCCTGAGCACCCAGGGCAAGCCAGCCATTGCCCACCGCGACATCAAGACCCGCAACATCCTGGTCAAGAGCAACCGGCAGTGCTGCATCGCTGACCTGg ggctggcagtgatGCACTCTCAGGCCAACGACTTGCTGGACATCGGCAATAACCCGCGGGTCGGGACCAAGCGCTACATGGCCCCCGAGGTCCTGGAAGAGAGCATTCGCACTGACTGCTTTGAGTCCTACAAGCAGACGGACATCTGGGCCCTGGGCCTGGTGCTGTGGGAGATCAGCCGGCGGACTGTGGTCAATG GGATCGTGGAGGACTATCGCCCCCCGTTCTTTGACGTGGTGGGGGCGGACCCAAGCTTCGAGGAGATGCGGAAGGTGGTGTGTGTGGACCAGTACAGACCCAGCGTGCACAACCGCCTCAACACACACCAT ACGCTGTCAGCCATCATCAAAATTATGAGGGAGTGCTGGTCCCAGAGCCCCTCCGCCCGGTTGACCGCGCTTCGTGTCCGCAAGAGCCTGTCCAGACTGCAGCCTCTGGAGTTGGACAAGATCAAACAGGATGTGTAG